From Desulfuromonas soudanensis, the proteins below share one genomic window:
- a CDS encoding thiopurine S-methyltransferase: protein MCVEAAWDRAGIRGAPRITLPLPGCQLLSPAPCFFRSRGSCVTYGREGSANQRKEEEKRRRFWEEAWQKGNIGFHKEEVHRYLRRHYIRLAVATGETVFVPLCGKSRDLLWLAEEEAAVCGVELSTLAVDAFFAENALEAARQSYGPFESWRSGTLQILLGDLFALVPADLAEVRAVYDRASLVAFPPDMRRRYADHLAVLLPSGCRILLVSYTYEQSELAGPPFSVPPAEVEELFGDAFTIELLEEEDALSDHPTLRARGLTALTESARLLVRR from the coding sequence ATGTGTGTAGAAGCGGCCTGGGACCGCGCCGGGATAAGAGGGGCTCCTAGAATTACACTGCCCCTTCCGGGGTGTCAACTCCTATCCCCGGCGCCTTGTTTCTTCCGCTCCCGTGGATCCTGTGTTACATATGGCCGGGAGGGAAGTGCCAACCAACGGAAGGAAGAGGAGAAGCGCAGAAGATTCTGGGAGGAGGCCTGGCAGAAGGGGAATATCGGTTTTCACAAGGAGGAGGTTCATCGCTATCTGCGCCGCCATTATATCCGGCTCGCTGTCGCGACGGGAGAGACGGTCTTCGTCCCCCTCTGTGGCAAGAGCCGTGATTTGCTCTGGCTGGCGGAGGAAGAGGCGGCGGTTTGCGGCGTCGAGCTCAGCACCCTGGCCGTCGACGCCTTTTTTGCCGAGAACGCCCTCGAGGCTGCCCGTCAGAGCTACGGTCCCTTCGAATCCTGGCGTAGCGGTACTCTGCAGATCCTCCTTGGCGACCTCTTCGCTCTCGTTCCCGCCGATCTGGCAGAAGTTCGGGCCGTCTACGACCGGGCTTCGCTGGTCGCCTTTCCTCCCGACATGCGCCGGCGCTACGCCGACCATCTCGCCGTCCTGCTGCCGTCGGGGTGCCGCATCCTGCTGGTGAGTTACACCTATGAGCAGAGCGAGCTGGCAGGCCCCCCCTTTTCTGTCCCTCCGGCGGAGGTCGAGGAACTCTTCGGCGACGCTTTCACCATCGAGCTCCTCGAGGAGGAGGATGCTCTCTCCGACCATCCAACCCTCCGGGCTCGGGGGCTTACCGCCCTCACCGAGAGCGCCAGGCTCCTGGTCCGCCGCTGA